The sequence GGTAAGCATTGTACGCTTTATAGTGGTGGGTGTGAGCGATTTTTGACTTTTGGGTTAGAAATTTGGGAGTGGTGGCGAGGACTCACCCGCCCGTTGCTTCGCCGGGCACCCTCTCTCCGCTACGCGGAAAGAGGGCAGGAGGCGTAGTGGGGATTATATAGCGATGGGTTTTAAACCCATCGCTACAATTATACCGTTCCCTCTTTGCGCGTAGCGCAGAGAGGGTGGTCGGGCGCAGCCACGACCGGGTGAGTCTTCGCCGCTAAAACCCTTTTTAACATTTTTCACACAGCAACTTCTCTAACATCACCCATTATTTAACAAAATTTAACATTTTAGCGCCCGATATGTATTGGCAAAAAATTACAGGTGTGATTAAGTTTGCCTACCGAAAATTTTTAATAAGTACTGATGGAAGATCTGACAAATAATACAGGTGCCGGGGCGCCAACCGGCAGCGTCTCGTATTCGACCGATATACGTGCGCTGAACGAACGTATACAGCAGGAAAGCGCCTTTATTGATATCCTGAAAATGGAGATGGATAAAGTGATAGTGGGCCAGAAACACATGGTTGACCGCCTGCTGATAGGCCTGCTGGCCGATGGCCACATTCTGTTGGAAGGTGTGCCCGGTTTGGCGAAAACGCTGGCCATCAATACGCTTTCGAAAGCCATCCAGGCCGATTTTAGCCGTATCCAGTTCACGCCCGACCTGCTGCCTGCCGACTTGCTGGGCACCATGATCTATAACCAAAAGAAAGAAGAGTTTGTGGTGCGTAAAGGCCCGTTGTTCTCTAACTTTATTTTGGCCGATGAGATCAATCGTGCGCCTGCCAAAGTGCAAAGCGCGCTGCTGGAAGCCATGCAGGAAAAACAGGTAACCATTGGCGATAACACGTTCCCCCTGCCTACGCCCTTCCTGGTGCTGGCTACGCAAAACCCTATTGAGCAGGAGGGTACCTACCCGCTGCCCGAAGCACAGGTTGACCGTTTTATGCTGAAGGTTGTAATTGGTTACCCTAATAAAGAAGACGAAAAACGC comes from Mucilaginibacter mali and encodes:
- a CDS encoding AAA family ATPase, which codes for MEDLTNNTGAGAPTGSVSYSTDIRALNERIQQESAFIDILKMEMDKVIVGQKHMVDRLLIGLLADGHILLEGVPGLAKTLAINTLSKAIQADFSRIQFTPDLLPADLLGTMIYNQKKEEFVVRKGPLFSNFILADEINRAPAKVQSALLEAMQEKQVTIGDNTFPLPTPFLVLATQNPIEQEGTYPLPEAQVDRFMLKVVIGYPNKEDEKRIIRSNISPGGMLKPQPIIKPEDILKARKVVREVYMDEKIEQYIVDIVFATRFPEQYKLPEYKNLITYGGSPRASINLALASKAYAFIKRRGYVIPEDVRAVCHDVMRHRIGLSYEAEAENMTSEDIITGILNVVEVP